The sequence TACTATGCGGTTGATACGTTCTTTGTTTCGGATGGTTATGTGAAGGTGCTCAAGTACACAGGAAGGGTTGAAGTAACGATAGAAAATCCATCACCCGAAAATTCAAAGTACATTGCCATAGGACTGCCAGTACTCTTTGAAGGGGCTGAAATGAGTGACTTCACTCCAGAGTACACAATGAAATACAGTGAATACGTTGATAAGATTCTCTCTCAATATGCCCAATACGTTAGGGACTACATGCCTGAGTACTTGAACAGAACATCTGAAGGCAGCTCGGATACTCTCTCAGAGCTTTCTTCTAGGATAGTTGTTTCCTCTGGAACTGGTTTACTTTCGGAAAGCAAAGAAGAACCCAAGTTGGAGGAGATATCTAAAAAACCTGAGCTAAAATTTGATTATCCGGTTTGGATAGTGTTTTTAGGTAATAAGCTTGAAATCACATATAACGTCAAATGGGAAAATCTCATGAGGGTGAGTGAATTTGGAGGAGAAAAAGAAAAAACGTTCAGGCTTATCATGGATAGAAGAGATCTTAAGTGAAGAAGCAGCTCCTTTAGAAGATATAATAAAAGAAGAACAAAGAGAAGAAAAACCCAATGCCAAGGAAGAACTATCTCCAACTGTGCCAGAAATTAAAACTCCTTCAAGATCCTTATCTGCTGAGAGCAGGGGAGGGAGTAGCTTAGAGGAGATATTGAAGTCCACAAGAGGCTCACCAAGAGTTCCCATCCCTACATATTATGGAGAGGAAGTGAAGGTTCTTGATGTATATGGAAATGTGAGGATCCTTAGAGTTAAGGGAGAACCGATCCCAATTTATGAAATACGCCTTCCAAAATTGAGTGAAGAGGAAGAAAAACTCGTGAAAATCGTTAGGGATAGGGCAATTGCAGAGATACAAATAGACCCCGAGAGCATTCCCGATCCGGAGGAAAGGAGGAGAATATTTGGGAGGGTTGTAAAAAACATAATGCGCGAACTTGCCCCTGCTATTTCTGAGGCAAGGATGGAAATTCTTGTAAATATGGTTGTCCAGAACATGATAGGTTATGGAAAACTTGATCCCCTCGTTAGGGACGATAACTTGGAAGAAGTTATGGTTATAGGAACAAGAAGACCAGTATACGTGTGGCACAGAAAGTTTTACATGTGCAAAACCAATATCGTTTTTGATGATGAGAGGGAGATATTAAACATTATTGAACGTATAGCAAGGCAGGTTGGGAGAAGAATTGATCAGCAAACCCCGCTCTTAGATGCTCGTTTGCCTGACGGAAGTAGAGTAAACGCAACTATTAGGCCAGTTAGCTTAGATGGGCCTACGTTAACCATAAGAAAATTCAAAAAAGATCCCCTTACGATAATTGATCTCTTGAAGTATGGCACCTTTAATTTAGAAATAGCATCTCTGCTTTGGGTTTTTGTTGACGGTCTTGGAGTTAAGCCCGCAAACGTCCTTGTTGCCGGAGGTACTGGTTCGGGTAAAACTACCACTCTTAACGCATTGGCAATGTTCATTCCTCCAAGTGAGCGTGTTATAAGTATTGAAGATACTGCAGAACTTCAATTGCCAATTGAGCACTGGGTAAGGCTTGAAACAAGGCCTCCAAACATAGAAGGAAAGGGAGAAATAACCATGGATGATCTCGTTAAGAACACCCTAAGAATGCGTCCAGATAGAATTATCGTCGGTGAGGTCAGAGGTCCTGAGGCAAGAACGATGTTCACGGCAATGAATACAGGGCATAATGGAGCGCTTTACGACTTCTCGGTTATTCAGCTCTCTAATGGGAAATTCGTGCTTATAGGAGATTTGGTTGAGGAACTCTTCAAGAAGTATTCTGATAGAATTGAGACATATAAAGACCTTGAGTACATAGTACTCGATGAAAAAGATCGCTTTGAGGTCGTTAGCGTCGGCCCAGACCTAAAAGCGGGTAAGCATATTGTTTCAAGAGTTTGGAGAAGGAAAGTCAGAGAGGGAGAAAGGCTGATGCGCATAAAGACAAGAACGGGCAATGAGGTAATACTTACCAAGACTCATCCATTCTTTGTATTCTCCAAGGGGGATGTCGTTAGGAAAGAGGCGGAGAAGCTTAAAGTTGGAGATAGGGTTGCTGTAATGATGAACCCTCCTAAGCCGCCTCAGCGCAGGGCAATTGTGGACCCCAGCATTTATGTAAAAATAAGTGATTACTATCTCGTCCCCAATGGAAAGGGAATGGTAAAAATTCCTAATGAAGGTCTTCCTCCTGAGAAGGTCCAATATCTGTCATCGGTAAATTCACACCATGTGAAGTTGGTTAGGGAGGTTAATGAAAAGCTCTCATATATCGCTGGAGTTATTCTTGGCGATGGATATATATCATCGGGGGGATATTACATTTCAGCTACATTTGACGATGAAGATTACATGGAGGCGTTTGTAACTGCGGTTTCGAAGTTTGTACCTAACTACGTACCCCGCATGAAGAATGATGGAAAAAGCACAGTTGTAACTGTTGGTTCGAAGATTTTCGCTGAAATGCTTTCTAGGATATTCGGAATACCTAAGGGTAAAAAATCTGGGATATGGGATGTTCCGGATGTTGTTCTCTCAAACGATGAGCTCATGAGGTACTTTATAGCTGGGCTCTTTGATGCCGATGGATATGTGGATAAAAACGGACCCTCCATAATTTTGGCTACTAAGAGCGAAAATGCAGCAAGAAAAATCTGGTATGCTCTCCAAAGGCTGGGGATAATAAGCACAGTCTCCCGTGTAAAGAACAGGGGCTTCAAAGAGGGCGAAATATTTAGGGTAATCATAAGTGGAGTTGAGGATCTTACTAAATTCGCAAAATTTATCCCTCTATGCCATTCAAGAAAAAGGGCCAAACTTATGGAAATCTTAAACACCAAGAAGGCATACCGTGGAAGAAAAACATACAGAGTTCCGATATCGAGTGAAATGATAACTCCCATCCGCCGGAGGTTAGGACTGACAATTGCAGAGCTTTCAAAGTTAGCTTCTTATTACGCAGGGGAAAAAGTTTCTGAGGGCCTTATCAGACATATAGAAAAAGGAAGAGTTAGAGAAATAAGGCGTTCTGCACTTAAGGGAATAGCCCTTGCTCTTCAGCAGGTGGCCAAAGACATCGGTGATAAAGAAGCTTGGGTAATGGGGAAGAGACTCCAACTGCTAGCCGAAGGAGATGTCTATTGGGATGAGGTTGTAAGTGTTGAAGAAGTTGACCCGAGAGAGCTAGGTATTGAATACCTCTATGATCTCACGGTAGAGGACGACCACAATTATGTAGCCAATGGAATACTGGTTTCCAATTGTATGGGTACAATCCACTCTAACTCTGCCAGAGAAACAATCGTAAGGCTTGAGAGTCCACCTATGAACGTTCCAAGAATCATGATTCCTGCTTTGGATGTTATCATAATGCAGGTAAGGTTCAACAACAGGAAGAAAGGAACAATAAGAAGGATTACCGAGATAGCTGAGGTTTCCGGAATAGAGGGAGAAAGCGTTCAGCTGAACACTATCTATAAGTACAATCCAGCAAAGGACGAGCTTTATCACACGGGAGTTCCGAGTAGAGTTCTGAACCAGCTTGCTGAGCATACAGGTTTAACAATGGATGAGCTCCTAGAGGAAAGGATAAAGAGAGAAGTTGTCCTCCAGTGGATGGTAGAGAAGGGAATAAGAAGCATAGAAGAGGTCGGGCACTACATTAGAGAATTCTACATTGATCATGAAGAGTTGCTGAGAAGAATAGAGAGGGATGCCTCAATTGAGCTAACTGAGAAAGTTAGAACAGTCATCTAGGGTGAGAAGATTTGGGGATAAAAGAGAAAATACTTAAATTCATTGAAAGGCTGGGTGAAAAAACCATAGAGGTTAGCGAACGCCCTATTTCAAGAATTCCTAAAACCCTAACGCTCCAAGAGAGACTTCAACTCCTGAAAAAACTTCAAGAGGAAGTCTCTCAGGAGAGAGAAGAAAAATACGAAAAAGAACTTGAAGAGATTGTCGAATGGAGAAAAAGAGAGCTAGAGGAATCTTTCACCCATAGATTCTCAGAATTTATGCTTAGGCACTTTAGAGGTCCGGTTGAATCATTTACAAAGTCTCTAAAGGGACTCGACTATGATCTCGTGAGGGCTAACATTAAAATGAGTAAAGAGCAGTTCGTTGCATTGATGCTGGGTGTTTCCATTTTCACTGCAATTTTTGCTTTTTTAATGGGCGTTCTCCTCCTCATGCCAGCTGACATCTCCCTGATGCTTGGGATACTTGGCTTTATTGGTGGTTTCCTGTATATGAGGAACTACCCAAGGATAGTCTGGCGGAGAAGGGTTGTAGAGGTAGAAAAAGCCCTTCCATATGTTTTGAGACACATGGCATCGCTCTTAAGTGCTGGAGTTGGTATAGCTGAGGCAATGGTATCGGTTGCCAATGCGGATTATGGACCCATATCCGAGGAATTTGACCTCATGATAAGAGACATGCACGGAGGAACATCCTTTGAAGATGCATTAATGAGGTTTGAGGAGAGAATGGCATCCGAAAACGTTAGTAGAGTTGTAAAGCAGATCCTTAGGGCCACAAAATTCGGTGGAAACTTGGCGGATATCCTCTACAAACTTGCCGAAGACTTTTCCTTTGAATACAGAATGAAGCTTGTGGAGTACATCCAAAAGGTGAACGGTGTTGCCTTTGTCTATATGTTCATAACCATAATAATGCCAACGCTATTTGTTGTGGCGATACTGGCTGCTTCATTAATGACCAGGGCGTTAGTAATGCCCGTCCAAGGGTTAGCTGTTATCCTGCTCTTTGGGTTCCCAGCTATTTCAACCCTCGTCGTGTTTATGATAAAACGTAGTGAACCGAGGTGATTAAATTTGGCTGAAATTAAATTCCTCCGACCTCTTGCAAAGGCTCTTGAAAAACTACTCCCCACAAGGTGGGTCAGAAGGTACGAGCTCTTCCTGTACTCAGCGGGAATATCATTTTTAGCGCTTGAATTTTTGTTGGTATCTTTATTGCTGGCAGGGTTGGTCGGGATAATAGCTTTCATACTGTCCCCTGTTAAGATCTATGCTCTCCCGGTGTTCCTCGGTTTGTTTTTAGGGATTGCATGGGTTTATCCCTATTATTTGCTGACCAAGAAGATAGAAGACATGGAGAAAAACTTGCCCGATGCTTTCTTCTATCTTGCGAGCTCTTTGAGAGCTGGAGTTTCTTTCTCTGAAGCTTTGGAAGAAGCATCAACTGCAAGGTTTGGAGCATTAACAGAGGAATTCAAAAGAACAGTACAGGAGATAAAGAAGGGTAGAGCAACAATAGAAGCCCTGAGGGCTTTTGCAGTAAGAAACAAGAGATCTTCGGTAATTTATCGCTCCACAATGATTATCATAGAGGCTTATGAGAGAGGAGCCCCAATGGCTGATGTACTTGTGGCGGTTGCCAACGACGTCCGTGAAATACTGAGAATAAAAAAGGAGAGGAAAGCCTCAACCGGAATGCAAGCAATGTTCTTTATAATTGCAAGCGGCTTCATAGGGCCATTCATCCTAGGGGTTGTATCCCAGATTATGGGTGGCATGAACACTCCTGAAGTGGGACTTAATTTGCCGTTAGAAGCGATAAAAAACGTTTCTCTTGCGTTTGTGGCAATACAAGCTATAGTTTCGGGGTTAGGAATTGGAATAATAAGAGAAGGAAAGTTCTCTGCAGGCTTCAAGTACAGCGCAATGTTGGCTATACTCGGAGTTGTGATATTCCTTGTGGCTACCAGGGTTCAGATATCAGGATTCATCTGATTCTGGCTTTGCCTTTTCTATATCAACTATTTCCACTTCAAATGTTAGTGTCTTGCCTGCCAGTGGGTGGTTAAAGTCCAAAGTGACGTTTTCTTCAGTAATTGCAGTTATCCTTGCTATCCCACTATCGGTCATTATGTACGCTCCCTCTACTGGTTCTATGCCGGCTTTTTCAAACTCCTCTATTGGGACTTCAATTATCAAGTCATCTCTTGGCATCCCGTATCCTTTCTCGGGGGGAACCACTATAGTCTTTTTCTCTCCAATTTCCATTCCTATAAGGGCTTCATCCATTCCGGGGATAAGTTCACCAACACCAACGTTAGCTCCAAGGGGCCCGTATGTTCTGTCTTCCACATAAATGCCTGCTTCCTTGGCGATATCCTCATAAGTTGTATCAAATATTTCTCCGTTTTCAAACCTTCCAACGTAGTTAAAAACCACAAAATCTCCTTTTTCAACTTTCATTCTTTTCACCAACTAAATTTCTTCAAGCTTAACTCTTCCACGAGCTTTATAACATTTTTGGTCAGCATTATACAATTTTGTGAAAAGTATATATACCACTTTGACCAAAAAGTTAATGGGTGATTTTGTATGGGGGAGTTTGCAGAGATGCTTAAAAGAGAATTTGGTGGGTTGGAAGCAAAAGAAATATACTCAACAAAACTCGGTAATAGGAGCGTTGAAATACTTGAGGTTGAAGCAAAGGGGTCAAGGTTTCTTGTGATGTTTCAAGACGAGCCTATGAAACATGATCTACACAGATGGTCGTTAATAATAACCAGTGCGAACAACACCAGAACTATCCAAGGGATGGATAAACTGGATACGCTAAAAATGAGAATCAAAGAAAACGTAAGGGCAATAATCGAAGGTCTTTAACTACTCCTCTGGGAGAATGTAGTAGATGTAGTGGGGCCTATTAGTGAACTCGTCTATGTAAACCACCACCCCATTTTTTGGAGGCTTTAGGTAGTGTACCTCTCCTTTTTTAGTTGTTACTGCTGCAAAAGCATCGCTTTTTCTTACCCTGTTTCCTACCCCAGCTATTATCGTGGAAACAAACCCTTCCACCGGGAGCAACATGAGTTCGTCTCCTTCATACAGTCTTATCTCGGTTCTTCTATCGGGGAGAACTATTCTCGCATCACAGAGCATTTTATGCTCGTATTTGTCCACATAAAAGTGAAACCTATCGTAGATTTCTTTTCGCAAAAATTTCGCTTTTTTAACGTCTATAAACTCCGGAAGCTTTTGTCCCTTTTGTAGTCTAATCTCTATGTTGTCTTGGATTATTATGCAATCAACTTTTGCCTCGTCTCCTTCAAAGCATTCTTCAAACTCTGCCTCAACGAACAATTGCGGGAGTTTTTCCATACTCTCACCCAACTTTTTCCAAGCTGTAAAACTTTTTAAACCTATCTTTACATAATTCTATGTGATGGTAGGTTATGAGACGTAGGTTGATGGCCCTATACCTGCTGATAATCCTGCTGATGGGCGCAATAGTAAGTTCTGAAGCTAAAATAGGTGAAATTAAGAAGGGCAACCAAGACTATTACCTAATAGGGCTTTTCTTTGCCATTTTAATAGTTCTTGGGGGCATAATACTAATCCAGATTTTCCTAACTGTTGGGGATCCTTTTGCGAAAAAAGGCCCGGAATACGGTGTAAACTGGGGTATCTTCCTCGCTATAATAATAGGCTCCATTATACTTGCTCTCCCCATTCTCTACAAGGTTTACAAAACTCCCCTCCCAAACATGACAGCAAACCGAAGTGAGGGGATTTACTACGTTAATCAGAGTTATCACGTTAGCTTCTACGAGAGGTATTTCCAAAATCCCTTTGGAGGGTCTTCAGAAGGTAGCGTTTACCTATATGTTCTCTTTGGAGTTCTTGTAATAACCCTCAGCTATGTTGCGGTGAGGTTTTATCTTGATTTGAGAGCGGCTAGAGAAAGGAGAAAACTTAAAGAGATCGTTGAACAATTTGATAAAAAATTAGAGGAAGAAGGTATAGACTTCCTGGGAGACCCAAACGAAATAGTGGTGAAGCTTTACAAGAATGCAGTAATCTGGCTTAGACTTTTGGGCATCCCCTACAGAGAAAGCTGGACTCATTGGGAGCACGCAGAGAAAGTAAAATATAAGCACGACGCATATGTAAAGCTTGCGAGGCTTTTTGAAAAAGCAAAATACGCACCGGAGAAAGTCACTATGGAAGATGCGAGGGAGGCTTATGAGCTTTACATGAAAATCAAGGGGGATGTAAATGAAGTTGAGGCTTAATCTTGCCCTGATCCTAACTGCTCCCTTCTTCTTAGTCGCAATCTTTGCAGGTTCGTATTTGGTTAGGTGGATAGCTGTTTTAGTAGCGGGAACAATGCTTTTGGCTTTTATGCTCGAAGAGGCTGAGCTTCCTTATATTCCAAGAAGGAGAGAACAGAAAAGAAGAAAAGAGGACTTTGAAAGGCTTGCAGATGTTATAAAAATGGCAAAAAAGGGCAGTGTTGCCAAGCAAATAGTTCTTGATTCCCTCTTGGAGATATATGAAATAATTGAAGAGGACAGAGAAAAAGCAAAAACAAAGGTTAGGGAGCTTAAAATAACTGGCTCTGGGAACAAGTTCCTTGAAGATCTCGAAAAAGTTCTTGAAATTGTGGAGGCGGATGTTAATGAGAGTAGAGGAAGTTTATGAAAAAGGAAATGAGATTTTAAATGAAGTTGGGAAGGCAATAGTTGGAAAAAGAGAAGTTCTAAAGCTTATGCTTGCAACAATACTAGCCGATGGGCACATTCTCATTGAAGACCTCCCAGGATTGGCAAAGACATTAATGGCAAAGAGCTTTGCCTCAGCACTAGGAGTTAAGTTCAAAAGGGTTCAATTTACACCCGATCTACTCCCCTCCGACATACTGGGAGTTAGCGTTTTCAACCAGAAAACCCTTGAATTCGAGTTCAAAAAAGGGCCGGTGTTTACAAACATACTTCTTGCCGATGAGGTCAACAGAGCACCCCCAAAGACTCAATCAGCTTTGCTTGAGGCTATGCAGGAAAGGCAGGTAACTATAGAGGGGAAAACCTACCAGCTTGAGAAGCCCTTTGTGGTAATAGCCACCCAAAACCCGATTGAGCAAGAGGGAACATATCCCCTGCCGGAGGCACAGCTCGATAGATTCCTCGTCAGGCTCAGGGTGGGTTACCCGACCAAGGGGGAGGAGCTTGAGATTCTCAAGAGGAGGATCGAGAGAAAGAAAGAAGAAGTGGATATAAACCAAGTAACCTCCGCTGAAGAAGTTGTAGAGATGCAGAGGGCAGTTGAGGATGTTTATGTGAGCGATGCCGTTCTTGAATACATAACCGAGATAGTGAGGGCAACTAGAGAAAACAAAAAGGAAATTGAAGTTGGAGCGTCTCCAAGAGGGAGCTTGGCATTGCTAAAGCTTTCGAGGGCATACGCTGCTTTGGAAGGCAGGGACTACGTTATCCCAGATGACGTGAAGAAAGTTGCTGTGCCTGCACTAAGTCATAGGCTCATACTGAAGAGGGAGCTTTGGTATACTCGGGTAAGCCAAGAGATTGTGATGGAGAGAATGCTTGAAAAAATACCCGTTCCAAAGTTTGAGTGATAGCTATGAGGGAGTTCTACCCGACTGGAAAAGCCCTTCAGCTTCTTCTTGCCCTATGGATAGGGGTACTCATAGCTTTCTTTACCCTTCGCTGGGATATGGTATATCTCCTCCTTCCGATACTTTGGCTGTTTTTCATAGCGGTTGCATTTTTTAAACCAAGGCTTGATGTGGAGATTAAGAGAATCCTGCCTCACGACAGAATTCTTGAAGGAGAAGCCGTGGAAGTAAGACTTACCGTAAAGTCCAACGAAAGAATTCCAAGCTTAAAGCTTGTGGATAGCACACCAGAGGAGCTTGAGGTTATTGAAGGTAAGAACGAGTTTTTGCTTTCCCTAAAAAAAGATGAAGTGAGAGAGCTTTCCTACAAGATTAGGGTACGCAGAGGAGTTCATGAGTTTAACTGGATATACTTGAGCTACCAAGATCCATTTGGATTTTTCAAAAGGGGCAAGGTGGTTGAGCTGTATGATGAGCTTATTGGTGTTCCGCTCATAGAAGATGTCATCACTCCTTACTCCACAAAGGGCACGAAAATAACCGTTGGCCCCTTGCCATCTCCGAGAATAGGTGAAGGAGTAGAGTTTCATGCTATAAGGGAATATCAGCCTGGAGATCCTTTCAAGATAATAAACTGGAAGGCAACGGCAAAAATGGGCAAAATAATGAGCAACGAGTATGAGAGCGAGAGAAAAGTTGATGTTGTGATAATAGTGGACGCTGGCTATTTGGGGGGTAGGGTTATAGACTACTCTGTGAGGGCTGCCGCTTCTCTTATGCTTGACTGTCTTAAAAACGGCACGAGCTTTGGTCTTTTGCTTTCGGAGAGCGTCCCCCTATGGGCTAGGGTAGATTATGGAAAAAGGCATTTCTTCAGATGTGTGGACATTCTAAGCACTGCTAGGCCGGATAAAAACAATCTAATTGCCTATCAGGTTGAACATCTTATAAGGACGCGCTTTCCTGCAAATGCCCAAATAATCTACATCTCACCCCTTGTTAGCGAAGAGAGCAGAAAAGCCCTTGAGATGATTTATCACTATGGATACAAGATAATAGTGATCTCTCCAGATCCATATTCGGCCATAGAGCCAAGAAGCAAAGAGGAAGAACTGGCGGTTAAGATGCTAGACCTCAAAAGAAAAGCATACTTGAGGAAGCTTTCCGCCTATGCCCTGATAATAGACTGGGATACCAAAAAGCCTCTTAGAAGTGCCATTGCAGAGGTGATCAAGCTATGAGGATAAAGTTCTCACCGATACCGCTTGTAATCTTGTTTTTCATCCTGCTTAGCTACAAACAGCTCCTCCCGGTCTTAGCACTTGCTCCCCTGGCGTTCCTCTCGTATTTCTTTGGCACATTATTTTTGATGGCCGTTATAGGCTTTCTGGTGTATTACAAGATAGGAGGTGCTCTGGGAGTTCTAATAGTGGCTTTAGCCTTAATCTTTATTGAGTCCGCTTACTTAGATAGGGAAAAAGCTCCCAGAGAGCATTATTTAATCTTGACCGTAGCTTCTCTATTGGCCCTTCCCACATATGCCCTCATAATGGGGCTCTCTTTGGTCATGCCCAAGTTCGAGGTCACTGCAGTTGCCGTTCTTATTCTAATTGCCCTCTATGTATTCTCAAGGATAGTCACGAGTGATTAGATGCTCCAGCTTCCTTTTTTCTTAAGCACCTCTCTTGCCCTCATCAATCCTTGCTTTATGCACTCCTCGAGGTTCTTTTCTCTTGCATAATAAGCTAGAAAGCCGCCAGCAAAAGCATCCCCAGCTCCGGTTGGATCCACGATTTCATCTACTGGAAGAGCATTGAACTTTTTGAAATCTTTCCCGTTATAAAGCAGAACCCCCTTTTCTCCCATGGTTACCACGACGATTTTAGCTCCCCACTTGTGAAGCTTTTCGGCGGCTTTTTTGATGTCCTCTTCTCCGGTTATCGTTTTTGCCTCTCTTTCGTTTGGAAAAACTACCTCCACTTTTGACACTATCTCCTTCATGAGATCTCTTTTTGTCTTGTATTCTTCCATGTATGTCGGGTTGAAATCTAGGGTAACCCTCTTACCTTTTAGTCTTTCTATAGCCTTTAGCTGCTCTTCTGGTGGTATTGGAGAGATATGAAATATTTTCGCATTTAGGTAATCTTCCGGAATCTCTGTTTCGCCCATCTTCTCTGCCACTCCCATCTCCACCGGCGCATCGACGCTCCCGTCTTCGTGGTAGATCATGTATATGTGCATTGTCTTTCCTTCGAGAACGTGAACTCCCTTAATGTCTAGGGTTCTTTCAAGGTTTTTCAGCCACTCCGTGGGGAAGTCCTTCCCAACCTTTGTAACCAATCCCACTTTGGCTCCACTTAGAGCGGCGGAAGTTGCAACAGCGGCAGCTGCCCCTCCTGGGAGGACTATCTCCCTCTTGTCTGGAAAGATTATGTGGTCAATCGCGACATGCCCGAGAACTATCAGATCCATGGCAAGCCCTCTTTGACCTAATTGGGAGGGTTTATTAAAGTTGCCCGAGTTTTTAACAAAAATAAGTTGTATGAAAATTACACAAAAACTTAAAAACAGAGAAGTCTAGTTGGTGTTATGCTTAGGGTAAAAGACCTTGGACAAAAGGAACTTGAGGTGCTTGTGAATTACGTCAGGGGGTTGAGGAATTATGGACTTAGTTATTCTGAAATAGTGGAAAGAGTATATATGGAAAAAGGCGTAAAAATTTCTAAGGCTACGGTTTTAAGATGGTGCAAGGAAAAGCATGAGCCTTTCAATAAAATCAAGCTTCTTGATTTAAGTCCTTCTCCAGCTTTGTCTTATATCTTGGGAGCTTATTTTGGAGATGTCACAATAGGCATTGGCCAAAAATACAAGTACAGAATTCGGCTGAAAGTTGTAGATAGGGAATTTACCGAGGCATTTGCTAAGGCACTTAAAGAGATAGGGGCTAATCCTCGAGTTGGTTATGAAAACGACTCTACAAGAGTTGGTAGATGGTATGTTGAAAGTACTACTAAATCTCTCTACATGTTTTTAAAATAGCCAAAAGATGCTTTGTTTGAAGTTGCAAAGGAATATCCCAGAGAGTTCCTTCGGGGTTTGTTTGACAGTGAGGGTTATGTCTATTTAGACCCAACTACTAAGAAAGTTTCTTATGTTTCGTTGCACAACTACGATTTAGAGCTATTAGAGTTCTCTAAAAGTCTCTTAGCTTTATTGGATATACACTCAAAAATAAGGGTTTCAAAGAAAGCTGGAAGCCCTGTTGTGATCAGAGGCAAACAATACTCCTACAAAAGTGACCTTTATGAGCTTAGGGTATATCGCGTAGAAAGTGTGAGACGTTTTGCCAAGGAAGTTGGATTTACAATACCAAGGAAACAAAATAAGCTTAGAGAATGGTTATCAATAAAGTTTAATGAACATTTATGAACATCAATGCACAAAAATGAGCATGGTAGCGGGGCGAGGATTTGAACCTCGGACCTCCGGGTTATGAGCCCGGCGGGCACTCCTAGCTGCCCCACCCCGCTGCTTGACCCGTTACTTATTAATAAGAAGCCGATTTATAAAATTTGCGGTTTCTTTGTAAGGTTGCATTTGCCTGATTATTTCCTTATGGAACTATATGAGAGAAGTTTTCTTAAATATTTGAGTGTTGGTAGGAGATGATGATAGAGTCGATAGCTTAGAAGAAAAGTTCCAAAAAATATTTAAATTTAAAGTCCTATTTTTTCCGAGGAATCATGTTCAGGAAAAAAAAGAACGCTAGAGGTATATCATGGGAATACATAAAGAAACGGCACTCTACTATAGTTAATGAACTAAAAAGTCTAAGTGGTTGGGATAACATAAAGGCTTCAGTAGTTGAAGCTGAGAGCCTTGGAGAGTATTCTCTTGTCTCGCTCTATGTCGCCACTGAGGTATATAGAGAAACAAGAAGTCAAATTGAGTATCTTTCTGAAAAAGTGGAGAGTATCAATTCTAGATTGGAATCCATTAGATCAGAAAATGCGGAAAAACTTAAGCAGGTGGAAAGGGATATAAAGGAGATAAAAGAAAAGCTGGAAGAGCTTGAAAAACGAACACTTTTCTTGGGCAGCATTGAAAAAATGATTCCTCGATTAACAGAACTAGAAGAAAAATTGGAAGCCTATCCTTCAGAGCTGATAACTAAATTGGAAAAAACATATGGACATAAAATAAATGAAGAGATAAATCAAATAGTACAAGAGAGGTTAAAGCTAATCGAAGAGGATTTAAAAAGAGGAATATTTGGAGTCAGCGTTGACTTAGCAGAAACACTTAAGGAGATTCAAGGTAAATATGAGAAGATTATACTAGAAAACTACACCTTG comes from Thermococcus litoralis DSM 5473 and encodes:
- a CDS encoding ATPase, T2SS/T4P/T4SS family encodes the protein MEEKKKKRSGLSWIEEILSEEAAPLEDIIKEEQREEKPNAKEELSPTVPEIKTPSRSLSAESRGGSSLEEILKSTRGSPRVPIPTYYGEEVKVLDVYGNVRILRVKGEPIPIYEIRLPKLSEEEEKLVKIVRDRAIAEIQIDPESIPDPEERRRIFGRVVKNIMRELAPAISEARMEILVNMVVQNMIGYGKLDPLVRDDNLEEVMVIGTRRPVYVWHRKFYMCKTNIVFDDEREILNIIERIARQVGRRIDQQTPLLDARLPDGSRVNATIRPVSLDGPTLTIRKFKKDPLTIIDLLKYGTFNLEIASLLWVFVDGLGVKPANVLVAGGTGSGKTTTLNALAMFIPPSERVISIEDTAELQLPIEHWVRLETRPPNIEGKGEITMDDLVKNTLRMRPDRIIVGEVRGPEARTMFTAMNTGHNGALYDFSVIQLSNGKFVLIGDLVEELFKKYSDRIETYKDLEYIVLDEKDRFEVVSVGPDLKAGKHIVSRVWRRKVREGERLMRIKTRTGNEVILTKTHPFFVFSKGDVVRKEAEKLKVGDRVAVMMNPPKPPQRRAIVDPSIYVKISDYYLVPNGKGMVKIPNEGLPPEKVQYLSSVNSHHVKLVREVNEKLSYIAGVILGDGYISSGGYYISATFDDEDYMEAFVTAVSKFVPNYVPRMKNDGKSTVVTVGSKIFAEMLSRIFGIPKGKKSGIWDVPDVVLSNDELMRYFIAGLFDADGYVDKNGPSIILATKSENAARKIWYALQRLGIISTVSRVKNRGFKEGEIFRVIISGVEDLTKFAKFIPLCHSRKRAKLMEILNTKKAYRGRKTYRVPISSEMITPIRRRLGLTIAELSKLASYYAGEKVSEGLIRHIEKGRVREIRRSALKGIALALQQVAKDIGDKEAWVMGKRLQLLAEGDVYWDEVVSVEEVDPRELGIEYLYDLTVEDDHNYVANGILVSNCMGTIHSNSARETIVRLESPPMNVPRIMIPALDVIIMQVRFNNRKKGTIRRITEIAEVSGIEGESVQLNTIYKYNPAKDELYHTGVPSRVLNQLAEHTGLTMDELLEERIKREVVLQWMVEKGIRSIEEVGHYIREFYIDHEELLRRIERDASIELTEKVRTVI
- a CDS encoding type II secretion system F family protein; amino-acid sequence: MGIKEKILKFIERLGEKTIEVSERPISRIPKTLTLQERLQLLKKLQEEVSQEREEKYEKELEEIVEWRKRELEESFTHRFSEFMLRHFRGPVESFTKSLKGLDYDLVRANIKMSKEQFVALMLGVSIFTAIFAFLMGVLLLMPADISLMLGILGFIGGFLYMRNYPRIVWRRRVVEVEKALPYVLRHMASLLSAGVGIAEAMVSVANADYGPISEEFDLMIRDMHGGTSFEDALMRFEERMASENVSRVVKQILRATKFGGNLADILYKLAEDFSFEYRMKLVEYIQKVNGVAFVYMFITIIMPTLFVVAILAASLMTRALVMPVQGLAVILLFGFPAISTLVVFMIKRSEPR
- a CDS encoding type II secretion system F family protein, translated to MAEIKFLRPLAKALEKLLPTRWVRRYELFLYSAGISFLALEFLLVSLLLAGLVGIIAFILSPVKIYALPVFLGLFLGIAWVYPYYLLTKKIEDMEKNLPDAFFYLASSLRAGVSFSEALEEASTARFGALTEEFKRTVQEIKKGRATIEALRAFAVRNKRSSVIYRSTMIIIEAYERGAPMADVLVAVANDVREILRIKKERKASTGMQAMFFIIASGFIGPFILGVVSQIMGGMNTPEVGLNLPLEAIKNVSLAFVAIQAIVSGLGIGIIREGKFSAGFKYSAMLAILGVVIFLVATRVQISGFI
- a CDS encoding FKBP-type peptidyl-prolyl cis-trans isomerase, yielding MKVEKGDFVVFNYVGRFENGEIFDTTYEDIAKEAGIYVEDRTYGPLGANVGVGELIPGMDEALIGMEIGEKKTIVVPPEKGYGMPRDDLIIEVPIEEFEKAGIEPVEGAYIMTDSGIARITAITEENVTLDFNHPLAGKTLTFEVEIVDIEKAKPESDES